One stretch of Schlesneria sp. DSM 10557 DNA includes these proteins:
- a CDS encoding SDR family oxidoreductase produces MELVDRVVLITGGARGIGQSLCRRIKEERPKGIVIADRDEAAAAALAAELGAVSVACDVGRESDIRAAVDLSRAEFGRIDVVISNAGVTSKGGFETPDEDWTRLWQINLMAHVYLSRATVPAMIEQGGGAFVITASAAGLLTEIGSAAYSVTKHGAVAFAEWLSVHYRNRGLKVTCLCPAGVATEFLDLEDPVHQFLHLSSVTPEHVAECVLNAMKAETFLVLPQPEVKEFFQFKTQDYDRWLHNFAHVNTRLQKRLNRDAKTKPAEGNT; encoded by the coding sequence ATGGAACTGGTGGATCGCGTTGTCCTGATCACCGGGGGTGCCCGCGGGATTGGTCAGTCGTTGTGTCGGCGAATCAAGGAAGAACGGCCGAAGGGAATTGTGATCGCTGACCGTGACGAAGCAGCAGCGGCAGCTCTCGCTGCGGAACTGGGGGCCGTGAGTGTCGCCTGTGATGTAGGGCGTGAAAGCGACATTCGGGCAGCGGTAGATCTGTCGCGTGCCGAATTCGGACGCATCGACGTCGTCATCTCAAATGCAGGTGTCACCTCTAAGGGAGGTTTTGAGACGCCTGATGAAGACTGGACCCGACTCTGGCAGATTAACCTGATGGCGCACGTCTATCTGTCGCGCGCGACCGTCCCCGCCATGATCGAACAGGGAGGGGGAGCATTTGTCATCACGGCTTCCGCCGCTGGACTGCTGACGGAAATCGGATCGGCAGCCTATTCCGTGACTAAGCACGGAGCGGTCGCGTTCGCGGAATGGCTCTCCGTGCACTATCGGAATCGGGGTTTAAAGGTGACCTGTTTGTGTCCTGCCGGGGTTGCCACGGAATTCCTGGACCTTGAGGACCCGGTTCATCAGTTTCTGCATTTAAGCTCGGTCACTCCCGAGCATGTGGCAGAATGCGTTCTCAATGCGATGAAGGCCGAAACATTCCTGGTGCTGCCACAACCGGAAGTCAAAGAGTTCTTCCAGTTCAAGACTCAGGACTACGATCGCTGGCTCCATAATTTCGCTCACGTCAACACTCGACTGCAGAAACGCCTGAACCGGGATGCGAAGACCAAACCGGCGGAAGGGAACACGTGA
- a CDS encoding OprO/OprP family phosphate-selective porin, which produces MLGFLFTDAVSTALAQSSPAPVRTPPRRSDITPVSAETFDEFAEMLRGLERRVDILARQNEELLRENQRLSNRVNPSSFAVQKDRDPLEIPSQDLRILQPETGLLEPSGPVPHPFHYDGTHRPTELEHIGYTNPFGHHGEESPPAAGGGSKAAGGDPTTTGRAQEVGNRHLGKLTLKPYYDFDGDGFKFVTEDGEYSFGVRGMVQVDGKVFSDPVPGGIASDGIYNPRSRFYLEGNLSKPIQYEFSFQQTYDSVGLLDAYLNFNYDPAFQVRIGRYKTPFTYEWYRIHIWDLLAPERSLFATNYEGQRRFGAMIWGTAAENRVEYAVGTFNTQRNGYQPFHNLQDMMAFVNLKPFYNEDRGFALRDLQFGGSVNAGYENQPTAPTALRTNNAPTAAAFGDSGAVNFASLPFLAFTPGVTEHGSRALWEVHSAWYYGGLTLLGAYEGGSESYATATGSRSRIPVSGWFAQAGYLITGETIRDRTLVDPIHPFDLRPGRVGFGAFEPTARYSEMTLDQRVFTEGLADPKLWTNQARLVDVGVNWYINKFVKIYFDWEHAMFATPVTTGKGGVTQSNDLFWIRSQLYF; this is translated from the coding sequence ATGCTGGGATTTCTGTTCACAGACGCCGTTTCGACCGCCCTGGCTCAGTCTTCCCCCGCGCCTGTTCGTACTCCACCTCGACGAAGTGATATCACGCCGGTTTCAGCCGAGACATTCGACGAGTTTGCTGAAATGCTCCGGGGGCTGGAACGGCGGGTCGATATTCTGGCCCGGCAGAACGAAGAACTCCTTCGCGAAAATCAACGGCTCAGCAACCGCGTAAACCCTTCCTCCTTCGCCGTTCAGAAGGACCGCGATCCGCTGGAAATTCCCAGTCAGGATCTTCGGATTCTCCAACCTGAAACAGGCTTGCTCGAACCTTCCGGGCCTGTTCCCCATCCATTCCACTACGATGGGACGCATCGCCCAACGGAGCTTGAACACATCGGTTACACCAACCCCTTCGGCCACCACGGTGAAGAGAGTCCTCCTGCGGCGGGAGGGGGATCGAAAGCAGCAGGGGGCGACCCGACGACGACCGGTCGAGCCCAGGAAGTCGGAAATCGGCACCTCGGGAAACTTACGCTGAAGCCTTACTACGACTTCGATGGAGACGGCTTCAAGTTCGTCACTGAAGACGGAGAGTACAGCTTTGGCGTGCGAGGCATGGTTCAAGTTGACGGCAAAGTGTTTTCCGACCCCGTTCCCGGAGGAATCGCCAGCGACGGCATCTATAATCCCCGCTCTCGATTCTATCTCGAGGGGAACCTGTCAAAGCCAATCCAGTACGAATTCTCGTTTCAGCAGACGTACGACAGCGTCGGCCTGCTCGATGCGTATTTAAACTTCAATTATGACCCTGCATTCCAGGTCCGAATAGGTCGCTACAAGACGCCGTTCACGTATGAATGGTACCGCATTCACATCTGGGATCTGCTTGCTCCAGAACGATCCCTCTTCGCGACCAACTATGAGGGTCAACGGCGTTTCGGGGCAATGATTTGGGGGACAGCCGCTGAGAATCGCGTGGAATACGCCGTCGGAACGTTTAATACGCAGCGAAACGGTTACCAGCCCTTCCACAACCTGCAGGACATGATGGCCTTTGTGAACCTCAAGCCTTTTTATAACGAAGATCGCGGCTTCGCTTTACGCGACCTTCAGTTTGGAGGTTCGGTCAACGCAGGTTACGAGAATCAGCCGACAGCACCGACCGCGTTGCGGACAAATAACGCCCCGACGGCTGCCGCGTTTGGAGACAGTGGCGCAGTCAACTTCGCAAGTCTTCCCTTCCTCGCCTTCACTCCTGGCGTGACCGAGCATGGATCACGCGCGTTGTGGGAAGTGCATTCGGCCTGGTACTACGGTGGACTGACCCTGCTCGGTGCCTATGAAGGGGGATCTGAAAGTTACGCCACCGCCACAGGGTCGCGGAGCCGGATTCCCGTCAGCGGTTGGTTTGCGCAGGCAGGGTACTTGATCACAGGCGAGACAATTCGTGACCGGACACTCGTCGATCCCATCCACCCCTTCGACCTGCGTCCCGGCCGAGTTGGATTTGGTGCATTCGAGCCCACCGCGCGCTACAGTGAGATGACACTCGATCAGCGAGTCTTCACCGAGGGACTCGCCGACCCGAAGCTCTGGACAAATCAGGCCCGGCTGGTGGATGTCGGAGTCAACTGGTACATCAATAAGTTCGTCAAAATCTATTTTGACTGGGAACATGCCATGTTCGCGACCCCCGTGACAACAGGGAAGGGAGGGGTCACTCAATCGAACGACCTTTTCTGGATCCGGTCGCAGCTCTACTTTTAG
- a CDS encoding SMP-30/gluconolactonase/LRE family protein: protein MSIVTESGAERGSTYSRRTFITTSLAMLATVTTRSGDSSRLSAEDRPKSELPPPRFLLEWGSHGKEDGQFDACVGIAISSDDIVYTAEFRNQRIQKFTTEGKFLGGFAVQPHAGGLTVDADGNVYVAHWNSNKIAVYSPEGMLLREWGTRGSGDGEFRLPGSISLGPDQRLYVPDQGNSRVQVFTLEGKFVGKWGSLGSEPGQFGGSQSAGGRFAGPQFVAFDRAGNVYTTDAALDRIQKFTPSGKLLAYWGDESVEPGGFGPPPRNKDGTPGMGGPISICVDARDRVWVSSTNNRVQQFANDGKYLRGVGGEGAHPGQFYLPHGIALDKNSNLYVTDTMNGRIQKFATDDKL, encoded by the coding sequence ATGAGCATCGTGACTGAGAGCGGGGCGGAGAGGGGTTCGACGTATTCCCGTCGAACGTTTATCACGACGTCGCTTGCGATGCTTGCAACAGTCACCACGCGATCGGGTGATTCCTCCCGTTTGTCGGCAGAAGACAGACCAAAGTCTGAGCTGCCCCCGCCGCGGTTTCTTCTGGAATGGGGCAGCCACGGGAAAGAGGATGGCCAGTTCGACGCCTGCGTCGGAATTGCCATCAGTTCCGATGACATTGTTTATACCGCCGAATTTCGCAATCAACGCATCCAGAAATTCACGACGGAAGGAAAGTTTCTGGGCGGATTTGCGGTGCAACCCCATGCCGGTGGACTGACGGTCGATGCTGACGGCAACGTCTACGTGGCGCATTGGAACAGCAACAAAATCGCCGTCTACTCGCCTGAGGGAATGCTGCTGAGGGAATGGGGAACACGAGGAAGCGGCGACGGCGAGTTCCGTCTTCCCGGTTCCATCAGCCTGGGGCCGGATCAACGACTTTACGTTCCGGACCAGGGAAACAGTCGCGTCCAGGTCTTCACTCTGGAAGGAAAGTTCGTCGGAAAGTGGGGATCCCTCGGGAGTGAACCGGGACAGTTTGGCGGAAGCCAGTCTGCGGGGGGAAGGTTTGCGGGACCTCAATTTGTGGCGTTCGATCGTGCGGGGAATGTCTATACGACCGATGCAGCACTGGATCGCATCCAGAAATTTACACCGTCAGGAAAGTTACTCGCCTACTGGGGTGACGAGAGTGTCGAGCCTGGAGGGTTCGGACCACCCCCTCGGAATAAGGACGGAACCCCCGGGATGGGTGGTCCCATCTCGATTTGTGTTGATGCCCGGGACCGGGTCTGGGTGAGTTCCACGAATAATCGCGTACAGCAGTTCGCGAATGACGGCAAGTACCTGCGGGGAGTCGGGGGCGAGGGAGCCCATCCAGGGCAGTTTTACCTGCCTCATGGCATCGCGCTGGACAAGAACAGCAATCTCTATGTCACTGATACGATGAATGGCCGGATCCAGAAATTCGCAACCGATGACAAACTCTGA
- a CDS encoding GTPase, whose product MTDIDGYSRPATRRTAARLTPGGRGAVATIRVAEGLGPEERGAEFQRIDSLFEAANGVALSQQPLRKIAFGLWGHSHREDLIVCRVSADLLEIHCHGGDSAVERILKDLEEATYQVVDWQTQLTLSDDILQAECQETLSRTTTWRTTQIALEQAGGLLRQAFQELVWSTDEATLLSRLDNLIRWSNFGLHLSNPWNIVLTGRPNVGKSSLINALLGYERAIVFDQPGTTRDVVTGETAFEGWPVVLADTAGIRQDAHALESQGIALAQARLRTADLQIVLLDLSQAPTQDDFELLRQWPEALVVANKADLSAQWDEALPENVLQVSAKRGQGLAELQSEIVRRLVPEVPPTGTAVPLNPRQVAILQQARSAGEMTARRAVLSKLLHGGRDLV is encoded by the coding sequence GTGACTGACATCGACGGTTACTCGAGACCTGCAACTCGACGCACGGCGGCCCGATTAACGCCGGGGGGGCGAGGGGCGGTGGCGACGATTCGAGTTGCAGAGGGACTTGGCCCCGAGGAGCGGGGAGCGGAATTCCAGCGAATCGACTCCCTGTTCGAAGCGGCGAATGGGGTGGCTTTGAGCCAGCAACCGCTGAGGAAAATCGCCTTCGGACTCTGGGGGCATTCGCACCGCGAAGACCTGATTGTCTGTCGGGTCTCGGCTGACCTGCTGGAAATCCACTGTCATGGAGGCGATTCTGCGGTGGAACGGATCCTGAAGGATCTTGAAGAAGCGACGTATCAGGTCGTCGATTGGCAAACACAACTCACACTTTCCGACGACATTCTGCAGGCCGAGTGCCAGGAAACGCTGAGCCGCACCACCACCTGGCGAACGACGCAAATTGCGCTTGAGCAGGCAGGCGGTCTTTTGCGGCAGGCGTTTCAGGAACTGGTCTGGTCGACTGATGAGGCCACGCTGCTCAGTCGTTTGGATAACTTGATCCGCTGGTCAAACTTCGGGCTGCATCTGTCAAACCCCTGGAACATTGTACTGACCGGGCGACCGAACGTCGGCAAGTCGAGTCTGATTAATGCATTGCTGGGCTACGAACGAGCCATCGTTTTCGACCAGCCCGGAACAACACGTGATGTTGTTACCGGCGAAACCGCCTTTGAGGGATGGCCGGTCGTTCTCGCGGATACAGCGGGGATTCGGCAAGATGCTCACGCGTTGGAGTCTCAGGGAATCGCTTTGGCCCAGGCCCGCTTGCGCACGGCCGACCTGCAAATCGTTCTGCTGGATCTCAGTCAGGCCCCGACCCAGGACGATTTCGAGTTATTGCGCCAGTGGCCGGAGGCTTTGGTCGTTGCAAATAAGGCTGATCTCTCGGCGCAGTGGGATGAGGCGCTGCCGGAGAACGTGTTACAGGTCTCCGCGAAGCGAGGTCAAGGACTTGCCGAGTTGCAGAGTGAGATTGTCAGACGCTTGGTGCCCGAGGTTCCTCCGACCGGAACCGCGGTTCCGCTCAACCCTCGTCAAGTTGCCATCCTCCAACAGGCCCGTAGCGCCGGTGAGATGACCGCCCGCCGAGCAGTGCTCAGCAAGCTCCTTCACGGCGGACGTGACCTCGTGTAG
- a CDS encoding PAS domain-containing protein, whose translation MEPNSPKDTVSVSDTNLKFDALQRSEERYRALVDATAQIVWSWTPHGEDTGFAQSRKWWAEVTGQSVEDQQASRESWLRVVHPADRDGAAQAWANAIETNSLYDSTFRIQDQSGQWRFIRARGVPIRDSAGAVWEWVGTLEDVTIQRNAIAERERLLAVAESERRRLEEVFQHAPSLMAVLRGPDHTFERVNDQCMGIIGGRDILGKSVREAFPEVHGQGYFEILDEVYRTGQPYARANSRLSLQSDGEIQNRELHFVFQPTFDAGGNVTGVIVQGIDLTEQRRAEANLAKLTTESEWQRKVYETVLSHTADFVYLFDLRGRFTYVNLPLLELWGITLSEAVGCNFHDLNYPRDLAEKLQSQIEAVIRTGESLKDETLYTSPSGATGCYEYIFVPVLDEDGSVKAVAGSTRDVSERKRAEERLRASEQRYRALVNATSDVLYSMTGDWSEMQPIDGRGFLASSDRPVKQWMAQIVPEFEHERLQASIKQAILNKTTFELEHQVILVDGTLGWTFSRAVPILSSDGAIMEWFGTASDITRRKRAEFALNDIRSRMEAALKAGAIGTWSWDIPADRVFGDISLARMFSVGPEVINGEPLADLVHSIHPQDRERVRQAIVEAVREGNQYEAEYRLRRPDGSWRWVTARGQVERNEAGEAVRLPGVVIDVTDWKRAEERLSRVTEESERRKRLYEGILSSTPDLAYVFDLQHRFTYANESLLKLWGKTWDEAIGKTCLQVGFEPEHAAMHDREIEEVKRSRTTIRGVVPFEGVYGRRMYEYIFVPVIGTKGEVEAVAGTTRDVTERMESEAALREADRKKDDFLALLAHELRNPLAPIRNGLQVMRLAEGKPEIVSQAREMMDRQLSHMIRLVDDLLDISRITRNKMELRRSRVSLKEIISHAVEASMPAIHESEHQLIVQDLGESVMLEADLTRLAQVLSNLLLNSAKYTPRGGTIWLTAEQSDNEAIISVRDTGIGIPAAALPTIFDMFSQVDRSVERNMGGLGIGLALVRGFVEMHGGRVTAESAEGSGSTFTVHLPKVTENSARNAMTDASAGSGRTRRRILVVDDNQDGAQSMAMMLRIMGDDVEVAHDGIEAVAKAEQFSPDVILMDIGLPRMNGLDATRKIREADWGKSIRIFALTGWGQESDREQSRQAGCNGHLVKPVNLTDLEKLL comes from the coding sequence GTGGAACCTAATTCACCCAAGGACACCGTGAGCGTTTCGGACACTAATCTCAAATTCGACGCTTTGCAGCGTAGCGAAGAACGGTATCGGGCGCTCGTTGATGCGACAGCACAGATCGTCTGGTCCTGGACTCCCCATGGCGAAGACACCGGCTTCGCGCAGTCCCGGAAGTGGTGGGCAGAGGTGACTGGCCAGTCGGTGGAGGACCAGCAGGCCAGTCGCGAGTCCTGGCTGAGGGTGGTCCACCCCGCAGATCGAGACGGGGCCGCCCAGGCGTGGGCAAACGCGATCGAAACCAACAGCTTATATGACTCGACATTCCGAATTCAGGATCAATCCGGCCAGTGGCGTTTCATCCGTGCGCGTGGCGTGCCAATTCGCGATTCGGCGGGAGCAGTTTGGGAATGGGTCGGCACGTTGGAAGACGTGACCATTCAGCGGAACGCAATCGCCGAACGGGAGCGTCTGCTCGCCGTTGCGGAATCAGAACGGCGGAGGCTCGAAGAAGTCTTTCAGCATGCTCCCTCCCTGATGGCCGTTTTGCGGGGCCCCGATCACACCTTCGAACGTGTGAACGATCAGTGCATGGGGATCATCGGTGGCCGAGATATCCTGGGTAAGTCTGTCCGCGAGGCGTTCCCGGAAGTGCATGGCCAAGGGTACTTCGAGATTCTGGACGAAGTTTACCGGACTGGTCAGCCTTACGCCCGTGCGAATTCCCGACTGAGTCTGCAAAGTGACGGTGAGATTCAAAACAGAGAGCTTCACTTCGTCTTTCAGCCCACGTTTGACGCCGGTGGGAACGTCACAGGGGTGATCGTCCAGGGGATTGATCTGACCGAACAGCGGCGCGCCGAAGCGAATCTTGCGAAGCTGACCACAGAGTCGGAATGGCAGAGAAAGGTGTACGAAACCGTCTTGTCCCACACGGCCGACTTCGTATACCTGTTTGATCTCCGAGGGCGATTCACCTACGTAAACCTACCCTTGCTGGAACTGTGGGGGATAACGCTTTCCGAAGCTGTCGGATGTAATTTCCACGACCTCAATTATCCGCGAGACCTTGCCGAGAAGCTGCAGTCCCAGATCGAGGCTGTCATCCGGACGGGAGAGTCCCTGAAGGACGAAACCCTCTACACAAGCCCTTCGGGCGCGACGGGTTGTTACGAATACATCTTTGTTCCGGTCTTGGATGAGGATGGTTCTGTCAAGGCGGTCGCGGGTTCGACGCGCGACGTCTCGGAACGGAAACGGGCAGAAGAACGTCTGCGGGCGAGCGAACAACGCTATCGCGCCCTGGTCAATGCCACGTCGGATGTCTTGTATTCGATGACGGGCGACTGGTCGGAAATGCAGCCGATCGACGGACGGGGGTTCCTGGCCAGCTCAGACAGGCCAGTCAAGCAATGGATGGCACAAATCGTTCCCGAATTTGAGCACGAGCGGCTTCAAGCAAGTATCAAACAGGCCATCCTGAATAAGACGACGTTCGAACTGGAACACCAGGTGATTCTGGTAGACGGGACACTGGGCTGGACATTCTCTCGCGCCGTTCCCATCCTCAGTTCCGACGGGGCGATTATGGAATGGTTCGGCACGGCCAGCGACATAACCCGTCGCAAGCGAGCCGAATTCGCTCTGAACGACATTCGCTCGCGAATGGAAGCCGCATTAAAGGCCGGGGCGATTGGTACGTGGAGCTGGGATATCCCGGCGGACCGCGTTTTCGGAGATATCAGTCTGGCACGCATGTTTTCCGTGGGGCCGGAAGTCATCAACGGCGAGCCACTCGCGGATCTCGTCCACTCCATTCATCCACAGGATCGAGAGCGAGTCCGCCAGGCGATCGTGGAAGCGGTGCGGGAAGGAAACCAGTACGAAGCCGAGTACCGCTTGCGTCGTCCGGATGGTTCGTGGCGATGGGTGACAGCGCGCGGACAGGTTGAAAGGAACGAAGCAGGTGAGGCCGTACGGCTTCCCGGGGTGGTGATCGACGTGACTGACTGGAAGCGAGCCGAAGAACGTCTGTCACGGGTGACCGAAGAGTCTGAGCGTCGCAAGCGTCTGTACGAGGGGATTCTCAGCAGCACTCCCGACCTGGCTTACGTGTTCGATCTGCAGCACCGCTTCACGTACGCCAATGAATCACTGCTCAAGTTGTGGGGCAAGACCTGGGACGAGGCGATCGGAAAAACGTGTCTGCAAGTCGGGTTCGAACCCGAGCATGCCGCCATGCACGATCGGGAAATCGAAGAGGTCAAACGGTCCAGGACGACAATCCGTGGCGTCGTACCCTTCGAAGGGGTCTACGGTCGCCGCATGTACGAGTACATTTTCGTCCCTGTGATCGGTACCAAAGGAGAAGTGGAAGCGGTCGCAGGAACAACGCGCGATGTCACCGAGCGGATGGAATCCGAAGCGGCCTTGCGGGAAGCTGACCGAAAGAAAGATGACTTTCTTGCTCTTCTGGCACATGAGCTGAGAAATCCGCTCGCCCCGATTCGCAACGGACTTCAGGTGATGCGCCTGGCCGAAGGGAAACCGGAGATCGTTTCGCAGGCGCGGGAGATGATGGATCGACAGCTCTCCCACATGATCCGGCTGGTCGACGACCTGCTGGATATCTCGCGCATCACGCGGAACAAAATGGAGCTGCGACGCAGCCGAGTCTCCTTGAAAGAGATCATCAGTCATGCCGTCGAAGCATCAATGCCCGCCATCCATGAATCCGAGCACCAACTGATCGTGCAGGATCTCGGCGAGTCCGTCATGCTGGAGGCTGACCTGACGAGACTTGCCCAGGTCCTTTCGAATCTTCTCTTGAATAGCGCAAAATATACTCCGCGAGGAGGAACAATCTGGCTGACGGCCGAACAGTCAGATAACGAAGCGATCATCTCTGTACGTGACACAGGAATTGGAATCCCGGCGGCGGCGCTGCCGACAATTTTCGATATGTTCAGTCAAGTGGATCGGAGCGTCGAACGCAATATGGGTGGACTTGGAATTGGACTCGCACTGGTAAGGGGATTCGTTGAAATGCACGGAGGGAGAGTAACAGCCGAGAGCGCTGAGGGTTCTGGCAGCACGTTTACCGTTCATCTACCGAAGGTGACAGAGAATTCGGCCAGAAATGCAATGACGGATGCCAGTGCGGGATCAGGTCGAACTCGCCGAAGGATTCTGGTCGTCGATGACAATCAAGATGGGGCACAGTCCATGGCCATGATGCTGCGCATCATGGGAGACGATGTGGAAGTGGCTCATGATGGTATCGAAGCGGTCGCTAAGGCAGAACAATTCTCGCCGGATGTGATCCTGATGGACATCGGACTGCCTCGTATGAATGGCCTGGACGCCACCCGGAAAATCCGTGAAGCCGACTGGGGAAAATCGATCCGGATTTTTGCACTGACCGGCTGGGGGCAAGAGAGCGATCGAGAACAGTCTCGACAAGCGGGGTGCAATGGCCATCTGGTCAAGCCGGTCAACCTCACCGACCTGGAAAAATTGCTCTGA